The Mytilus edulis chromosome 12, xbMytEdul2.2, whole genome shotgun sequence genome contains a region encoding:
- the LOC139497482 gene encoding mucin-1-like yields MGKQVIQHCVKDSDASGQNNSGTVPPPMHNARPAPNGAKPGSTDSKPDTKPTPGTDAKNTPNVKDSKESDPNKKTDVMAGGAVKTSGPDTKPADPNAKPLAGPDAKPSGPDSKPPASDSKKPPVGDSNPATGDNKPPAGDKKPPPGDSKPPVGDNKPPVGDNKPPVGDNKPPAGDNKPPAGDNKPPTGDNKLPADPNKQPTDNKPTAGPDSGPDNNANT; encoded by the exons ATGGGGAAACAGGTTATACAGCACTGTGTAAAG GACTCAGATGCCAGTGGACAGAACAATTCTGGAACTGTTCCCCCACCTATGCACAATGCACGTCCTGCACCTAATGGAGCAAAGCCAGGGTCAACAGATTCTAAACCTGATACCAAACCCACCCCAGGCACTGATGCCAAAAATACACCAAATGTAAAAGACTCTAAAGAATCTGATCCCAATAAAAAGACTGATGTGATGGCAGGGGGTGCTGTGAAAACTTCTGGACCAGACACCAAACCAGCAGACCCTAATGCTAAACCGTTGGCGGGTCCAGATGCAAAACCTTCTGGTCCAGACAGTAAACCTCCAGCTAGTGATAGTAAAAAGCCTCCTGTTGGTGACAGCAATCCAGCAACAGGGGATAATAAACCCCCAGCTGGAGATAAAAAGCCACCTCCTGGGGACAGCAAGCCCCCTGTTGGGGATAACAAACCCCCTGTAGGAGATAACAAACCCCCTGTTGGGGATAACAAGCCCCCTGCTGGGGATAACAAGCCCCCTGCTGGAGATAACAAGCCCCCTACTGGGGATAACAAGCTCCCTGCTGACCCTAACAAACAGCCTACTGATAATAAGCCCACAGCTGGTCCAGATTCTGGGCCTGATAATAACGCTAACACTtaa